From the Salipiger sp. CCB-MM3 genome, the window GGGAGGGGCTTGCGGCGCGGCTGCCCTTGCGGCACCTCTAGGCGAAACAGGGAGACCATCGATGCAGCAACTGATGATCGGGATCGCCATGGGGCTGGGCGGCACCGTGGCTATGGACCTCTGGGCGCTCTGCCTGCATCTCGTGCTGGGCTATCCGCGTCCGGCATGGCGCAACCCCGGCCGCTGGGTCGCGCATGTGGCGCGCGGCAAGGTCTTCCACGACGACATAAACGCCGCCGAACCTGTGCCGGGCGAAAGCGCCATCGGCTGGACCTTCCACTATGTGGTGGGGGCCATCTACGGCGTGATCTTCGTGCTGCTTGCGGGGAAGGGCTGGCTGGAAGCGCCCACATGGGCGCCGCTCTGGGCCTTCGCGCTGGTCACCATCGCGGCGGGATGGTTCTTGCTGCACCCCGGCATGGGGCTGGGCTGGGCGCTGTCGAAAACGCCCACCCCCTGGAAGGGGCGGGCGCTGGGTCTCATCGCCCATACCGTCTTTGGTCTGGGCATGTATGCGATGGCGCTGATCGCCACCTGAGCGTCAGATCATCGCCCAGTCGGTAAAGCGGAACGTGGGTTCTGGCTCGGGATCCCGTTTCTTCGGTGCCGACTGGCGGGATTTCTGTGCGGACTGCGTGTTCATTTTGAACTCTTGAGGTCTATGCGTGTGTTTCGCGGAAGGCCGGGCGCTTCGCCGCATCTTCCGCGAGCGGGCACCTAATGATCCACGCGCCGAAACGAAAGACCCCGCGCACGAATGTGTACGCGGGGTCATCTTCATTTTCTGAAATGCTGGGCGGAGTGCCGCTCAGCGGGCGAATTTCTTGAACTTCACCCGCGTCGGTTCCAGCGCATCGGCACCGAGACGGCGCTTCTTGTCTTCTTCGTAGTCCTCGAAGTTGCCCTCGAACCATTCCACATGCGCTTCGCCCTCGAAGGCGAGGATGTGGGTACAGATACGGTCGAGGAAGAAGCGGTCGTGCGAGATCACCACGGCGCAGCCGGCGAAATCGACAAGCGCGTCTTCGAGCGCCCGCAGGGTTTCCACGTCGAGATCGTTGGTCGGTTCGTCGAGCAGCAGGACGTTGCCGCCCTCTTTCAGCAGGCGCGCCATGTGCACGCGGTTGCGTTCACCACCCGAGAGCAGGCCGACCTTCTTCTGCTGGTCGCCGCCCTTGAAGTTGAACGCACCGCAATAGGCGCGGCTGTTGATTTGCGCGTCGCCCAGCTGGATGATTTCCGCACCGCCCGAGATCGCTTCCCAGACGTTGGCGTCCGGATCGAGATCGTCGCGCGACTGGTCGACATAGGACAGTTTGACCGTGTCGCCGTAGGTGACGGTGCCTTCGTCGGGCTGTTCCTGACCGGTGAGCATCTTGAACAGCGTCGATTTACCGGCGCCGTTGGGGCCGATCACGCCGACGATGCCGCCCGGCGGCAGCGAGAAGTCGAGGTTCTCGATCAGCAGCTTGTCGCCCATGGCCTTCTTCAGGCCTTCGACCTCGATCACCTTGCCACCAAGGCGCGGGCCGTTGGGGATGACGATCTGGGCGCGGCCGACGCGCTCGCGTTCGGACTGGCCCGCCATCTCTTCATAGGCGGCGATACGGGCTTTCGACTTGGCCTGACGCGCCTTGGCGCCCTGACGCATCCACTCAAGCTCACGCTCGAGGGTCTTCTGCTTGGCCTTGTCTTCGCGGGCTTCCTGCGCGAGGCGCTTGGCTTTCTGCTCCAGCCAGCTCGAGTAGTTGCCCTCGTAGGGGACGCCGCGGCCACGGTCGAGCTCGAGGATCCAGCCGGTGATGTCATCGAGGAAGTAACGGTCGTGCGTGACGCAGAGGATCGTGCCCTTGTACTCGATGAGGTGGTTCTGCAGCCAAGCGATGGTCTCGGCGTCGAGGTGGTTGGTCGGTTCGTCGAGCAGCAGCATGTCGGGCGCTTCAAGCAGCAGCTTGCAGAGCGCGACGCGGCGCTTCTCACCACCCGACAGCGTGGTCACATCCGCCTCGTCCGGCGGGCAACGCAGCGCTTCCATGGCGACGTCGATCTGGCTGTCGAGATCCCACAGGTTCTGCGAATCGATCTCGTCCTGCAGCTGCGCCATCTCGTCGGCGGTCTCGTCGCTGTAGTTCATCGCCAGTTCGTTGAACCGGTCGAGCTTGGCCTTCTTTTCGGCCACGCCGAGCATGACGTTGCCGCGCACGTCGAGCGAGGCATCAAGCTCGGGCTCCTGCGGCAGATAGCCGACCTTGGCGCCCTCGGCGGCCCAGGCCTCGCCCGAGAAGTCCTTGTCGATGCCCGCCATGATGCGGAGCAGGGTCGATTTACCGGCGCCGTTGACGCCGACGACACCGATTTTCACCCCGGGCAGAAAGCTGAGACGGATGTTCTCGAAGCATTTCTTGCCGCCGGGATAGGTCTTGGAGACGCCGTCCATGTGGTAGACGTACTGATAGCTGGCCATCGGTTCCTCCGGTGAAAAAGCTTTGCGGGGGTGTATGGCACCGCGACGGGGGAAAGCAAATGCCTTGTTTGCCGGGATGCGGCCCGCTCCCTGTGGAAAAATGCGGTTGATCCCCGAGCGAAATCCTGTGTCTTTGGGCATTCATTCCTAAAGGAAGGGGCGCAATGCTCTGGAATGCGTATGAAACCGGCTTTCATCTGCGGGCCGTACAGAGGATCGGATTGCTCGGCGGATCGTTCGACCCGCCGCATGAAGGCCATGTGCGCATCACTCTGGAGGCGTTGAAGCGCTTTCGCCTCGACCGGATCATCTGGCTGGTGAGCCCCGGCAATCCGCTCAAGGTTCAGGGCCCGGCACCGCTGGAGGCGCGGATCGCGGCGGCCCGCGCAATGATTCAGCATCCGCGGGTCATGGTCAGCGGCTTTGAGGCGCTGGCCGGGACGCGGCACACGGCCCGCACGCTGGCGCTGCTGCAGGCGCGGCACCCCGGTGTGCGCTTCACATGGCTGATGGGCGCCGACAATCTGGCGCAGCTGCACCGCTGGGAAGACTGGCGCGAGATCATGCGCCGGGTGCCGGTAGGGGTGCTGGCGCGTCCGGGCAGCCGGTTGGCCGCGCGCGAGTCGGTGGCGGCGACGGTGTTTCGCCACGCGCGCCTGCCGAGCCGGGCCGCGGCGGTGCTGCCGCTTGCCACGCCGCCGCGCTGGTGCTTCGTGAACCTGCCGATGTCGGACCTCAGTTCCACGGCCATTCGTGCGCGGACGCGTGCCGAACCGGCGCAAATGTGAAGTAGTCCCGCGTGCAGGACGCTTGCTGCGCCTCACTCGCTTCGGTTAGATCGGCGGCATGAACCGCGGTCTGTCTCGTCGTCACTTTTTGTCTTTCCTCGCTGCGTCCGGTGTATCCGCGGCTGCGGCCCCGGCGTTTGCTGGCGCGGTCGAACGGTCTTTGCGACCGATTGGGCGCGGCGACAATGTCGCGCTGCGCACGCTCGACACGCCCGAAGATCTGATCGCCAAGGCCAATCTTGGTGATGGGCTGGTCGGCTACGCGGTGCTCAGCGCCGCGACGGGCCAGCTGCTCGAGAGCCATCAGGGCACGCTGGGCCTGCCGCCCGCGAGTGTGGCCAAGTCGTTGACCGCCTCTTACGCGCTCGACACGCTGGGCCCGGATTACCGTTTCTCCACAGAGCTTTGGACCACGGGCGCGATCGTCGGCGGCGAGTTGAAGGGCGATCTGGTGCTGGTCGGTGGCGGCGATCCGACGCTGGACACCGACGGGCTGGCCGAGATGGCGCGCAGCCTTGCCGAGATCGGCATCAAGAAAGTGACCGGGCGCTTTATCGTCGATGGTGGCGCGCTGCCCTATGCGGCGCAGATCGATCTAGAGCAGCCGGTGCACGTCAGCTACAACCCGGCCGTTTCGGCGATCAACCTCAATTACAACCGCGTCAGCTTTGAGTGGGAGCGCGACGGCAACGGCTATGACGTCAGCATGGACGCGCCCTCGATGGCGGGGCGGCAGTCAGTGCGCATGGCGCATATGGCCGTCTCGGACCGTAATGGGCCGATCTACACCTATGCCGATCAGGACGGGCGCGATGAATGGAGCGTGGCCAGCCACGCGCTTGGCAAGGGCGGCTCGCGCTGGCTGCCGGTGCGCAAGCCCGAGCTTTACGCCGGTGAAGTGTTTCAGGCACTGGCCGGATCGCAGGGGCTGCAACTGCCCGAGCCGGTGATCGAACATGGTGTCGAGACTGTGGATCTGGTGGCGCGTCGCGAGAGCGAGCCGCTGCATGTGATCCTCAAGGAGATGCTGAAGTATTCCACCAACCTGACCGCCGAACTGGTCGGGCTGACCGCCACCCGCAAGCGGCTGGGGCATGCCGAATCGATCGTGCATTCCGCCGAGGTGATGAACACCTGGGCGCGCGACGAGTTGGGGCTGACCCATATTGCCATGACCGACCATTCGGGCCTTGGCGGCAACAGCCGGGTTGCGGCGGCGGATGTGGCCTCGGCGCTGCTGCAGGCCGAGCGGCGGCTGGGGCTGAAGCCATTGCTGAAGCCGATCACCATGCTCGACGGGCGCGGGCGACCGGTGCAGGATCACCCGCTGAAGGTCCATGCAAAGACCGGCACGCTGAATTTCGTCAGCGGTCTTGGTGGCTTTGTCGACATGCCGAGCGGCGAGCAACTGGTGTTCGCGATCTTCTGCGGTGACGTGCCGCGGCGCGACGCGATCCCGGTGGAGGAGCGCGAGCGCCCGCCGGGCATGCGCGCGTGGAACCGCCGCGCCAAGGCGCTGCAGCAGGATCTGATCGAACGCTGGGCGGTGCTCTTCCCCAAGGGCACCGGACCCGAGCCTGCTGCTGCCGTGGCAAGCGCCAGCCCCGATGTCACGCCGACCACGCAAACCTCGTCCGGCAGTGTCGCCAAGCCGCAAAGCGCCGCGCCCTAAATGGGGCGTGGAGGCGCCGCGCTCGCCCAGCCGGATGACCGGTAGGGCAGGCCAGCGGGGTGCTCACAATGCCAATGCGCCGAGGATCGGAAGCAGGCAAAGCAGCAGTGCAGCGAACAGGGTGAACCTATGACGGGTCACGTGATGACGTGACATGGGCTGTCTTCCTTGAAAATGCAGTGAAAACAGAAACGACTCGGAAAGAATGAGTGGTGGATTAAGTGCGGTAATGCGCACAATTACATCATATTCGAAAAACCATCCGTCGTCACGCTGCGGTGCGGAAGGCGCACACGGATAGGGTGTTTTCCGCCCATTGCCTTGGGGCCCTGCCGAAACCGGGCAGGGCAAGGCAGGGGGTAGGGCCGGGTATAGAACGGGACGCTTAGCCGTGCAGGTGACGGGCGCGCGCGCCGCGTTCGATGGCGGCGGCATGCAGCCGGTCGATGTCGAGCTCGTAGCGGATTTCCTCGAGCAGCCGCAGTTCCTCTTCGCGCAGCGTGCCATCGGCGGCGGCCACGTCGCAGGCCAGCGCATAGGCGGTCTCGTTCAGCCGCTCGGGCAGGTTGTCGCGAAGCAGGCCGAAAAGCGCGTCGAGCCCGTCTTCCTGCTCGAAGAGGTCGAACACCAGATCGGTGACCACGCGCATCCGGTCGATGTCGTAGTTGCTGAAGATCGGCAGCATGTTGACCGAGGATTCGATCTTCACCAGCTCGGCGGTGCGCATGTTCTCGTCAGAGGCCGAGACCGCGATCATCAGGGCGACGAGGCAGTCTTGCGGGGTCATCGGATGCGGGGCGGCTTCAGACACTGGAATACTCCGGAAAAATCATGCTACGCGCAATTTATTGACCCCATGCCCCGGCTGCAATAGGACGCGGGCGCACTGCCCCGTGAATGGGGGCGTTTCTTCCCTAAGGAGTGTTTCAATGTCCGAACTGCGCGACGCAGCAATGAGCTCGAAGGCCTGGCCCTTTGAAGAGGCGCGCCGGGTGCTGAAACGCTACGAGAAGACGCCGCCCGAGAAGGGATATGTGCTGTTCGAGACCGGCTATGGTCCGTCGGGTCTGCCGCACATCGGCACCTTCGGCGAAGTTGCGCGCACCACGATGATCCGCCGCGCCTTCGAGGTGATCTCGGACATCCCGACCCGTCTGATCTGTTTCTCGGACGATATGGACGGCATGCGCAAAGTGCCCGAGAACGTGCCGAACCAAGAGCTTCTGCACGAGAACCTGCAGCGCCCGCTGACCTCGGTCCCCGATCCCTTCGAGGAATTCGAGAGCTTTGGCCACCACAACAACGCCATGCTGCGCCGGTTCCTCGACACCTTCGGCTTCGAGTATGAATTCTATTCGGCGACCGACTTCTACAAGTCGGGCCAGTTCGACGAGATCCTGCTGCGTTGCTGCGAGAAATACGATGATCTGATGAAGATCATGCTGAAATCGCTGCGTGAAGAGCGGGCCTCGACCTATTCGATCTTCCTGCCGGTCCACCCCGAGACGGGCCGCGTGCTTTATGTGCCGGTGAAGAATGTCGATGCCAAGGAAGGTACGATCACCTTCGACGATGACGACGGCAAGGAATGGACCGTTCCGGTGACCGGCGGCAACGTGAAGCTGCAGTGGAAGCCCGACTTCGGTGCCCGCTGGGCCGCGCTTGGCGTCGACTTCGAGATGTACGGCAAAGACCACTCGACCAACACGCCGATCTACGACGGCATCTGCCGGACGCTCGGCGTGCGCGCGCCCGAGCACTTCACCTACGAGCTTTTCCTCGACGAGAACGGCGAGAAGATCTCGAAGTCCAAGGGCAACGGCCTGTCGATCGACGAGTGGCTCACCTACGCCTCGTCGGAATCGCTGTCCTACTTCATGTACCAGAAGCCGAAGACCGCGAAGCGCCTGTGGTGGGACGTGATTCCCAAGGCGATGGACGAGTACCACCAGCAGCTGCGCGCCTATCCGACGCAGGATGCCAAGGCGCAGCTCAACAACCCGGTGTGGCACATCCACGGCGGTGACGTGCCCGAGACGAAGATGGTGGTGCCCTTCTCGATGCTGCTCAACCTCGCCTCGGCCGCCGGTGCCGAGGACAAGGAAGCGATGTGGGGCTTCATCCGCCGCTACGCGCCCGAGGCCGAGCCCAAGACGCATCCCGATCTCGACGCCGCTGCCGGTTACGCGGTGCGCTACTACAACGACTTCGTCAAACCGACGAAGCAGTTCCGCGCGCCCACCGATCAGGAACGTGCGGCGATGGAAGACCTTGCCGCTCAGCTTGAGGGCTACGATGGCGCGGTCGAGGACGAGGCGCTGCAGACCATGGTCTTCTCGGTCGGCAAAACGCATGAGTTCGAGAACCTGCGCGAGTGGTTCAAGGCGCTTTACGAAGTGCTGCTGGGCCAGAGCCAAGGGCCGCGCTTTGGCGGATTCATCGCGCTCTACGGCGTTGACGAGACCGCGGCGCTGATCCGTAAGGGGCTGGCGGGCGAACTGGGCTGAACCATTGGGCCTGACCTGCAGGTTTGACCCCACGTAAGCAAAGACTACCTCCCTGAGCATTCAGGGAGGTTTTTTCATGCGCAAATGTCTTGCCGCATTCCTGCTGGCCGGGGCTCTGACGGGCCCGGCACTGGCGCAGGAAGACGAGATCGCCGGCACCATCCGCAGCCAGATGGAGGCCTTTCTGGCCGAGGATGCGGAGACCGCCTTTACCTTTGCCAGCCCCGGCATTCAGGGTCTCTTTGGCACGCCGGAGAATTTCTCGCGGATGGTGCGCGAGGGTTATCCGATGGTCTGGCATCCCGGCGAGATCCGTTTTGGCGGACTTGACGAGCGTGGCAACTATCTGGCGCAGAACGTTTATGTCACCGACACGGCGGGCCGCGCCCATGCTCTGGAATACCTGATGGAGCAGATCGACGGACGCTGGCGGATCGCCGGTGTGCGCCTTTTGGACCTGCCCGAAGCCTCGGTCTGAGCGCCACTTGCCGTTGCCCGCGGCAGCGGTCCGGCGCGCGGTGTCACTGGGCGCCGTTAACCTGGCTTCTCTAGCTCTTTGCCCATTGGGTCTGCGCGGCCCGTGAGGCGATCAGAGCAGAGGAAGCAGGGCATGAACATTGCGGTGACCGACGGGGTGGTGCTGACCCCCACGCCATTTTCCGAAGGGCTGGATGTGTGGTCGCGCGGCGACGGGCGACCGGGGTCGGACACCTACGCCTCGTCTGTTGCGGCGGCCTATGTTCCGGCGGATACGGATTTCGGCGGCTGTCTGGAATTGCAGAAGACCGACACCACGCAAAAGCTGCGCTACATGGGGCAGACGCCGATCCTGCCCGGCGTCTACCTGCGGGTGACGGCGCGGGTGAAGGCGATCTCGGGCAATCTGCCGTCGGTGCGCATCGCGGGCTGGGCTGGCACCGGCAACGATGTGGCGGTGAGCGGCGTGCCGATGCAGGGGGATGCGGTGGCGCTGAGCAGCTATGGCGAGGTGGTCGAGGTCTCCGCCATCGTGGGGGCCGGGTCGCGCGCGGGCGTCGATCTGATCTGGGGCACCGGGCCGAGCTACGGGCATTTCGGGCTCGACCTGACGGGGCTGAACGGCGGGGTGGTGCGCATCGACGATCTGCAGATCGAGGATATCACCGAGGTCTTTCTGCGGCAGATGCTGGCGAGCGTCGATGTGCGCGACTATGGCGCGCTTGGCGACGGCAGCACAGACGACAGCGCCGCCTTCGAGGCCGCCGACGCGGCGGCGGATGGGCGGCTGATCATGGTGCCCTCGGGGACCTATCGCCTCGCCAATTCGGTCACTTTGGAACACCACGTGCGCTTCGAGGGACAGCTGAGCATGCCAGCCTCGGCGATCCTGTCGCTGACCAAGGATTTCAACCTGCCCGCCTATTCCGATGCTTTCGGCGGCGACGAAGAGATTGCCTTGGCCAAGGGGCTACAGTCGCTGCTCAACAACGCCGACCACGAGAGCTTTGACATGGGGGGGCGCCGTGTCTCGATGAACGGCCCGCTGGATGTGCAGGCCGCCGTGCCGAACCGCGACACCTATTCGCAGCGCCGGGTGCTGCGCAACGGCCAGCTGCGGGCCGAGGACAGCGGCGGCTGGGGGGCGACCAGCGTCACCAGCACCGCCACCTATTCCGCCTCGAACCAGTGGCGCCTGACCAATGTGGCCAATATCGCCAATATCGAGGTCGGCAGCCTTGTCACCGGGGCCGGGGTGGGGCGCGAGATCTACGTGAAGTCGAAGAACGTCGGCGCGCAGGAGATTACCCTCTCGCAGCCGCTGTCGGATGCGGTGGGCACGCAGAGCTACACCTTCACCCGCTTTCGCTACATGCTGGATTTCTCGGGGTTCACCAAGCTCGAGAAGTTCGAGGTCGAGGACGTGGAGTTCCAATGCTCGGAACTGGCCAGCGGGCTGATGCTGCCGCCGCTCGGCACGGTGAACGTGATCCGCAACTGCGTGTTCAACCGTCCCGGTCATCGCGGCATCACCTCGATTGGCGAGGGCTGTCAGGGGCTTTTGGTGGACCACAATCAGTTCATCAGCGCCGAGGGTGGGCTCGCCACGCAGAGCCGCCAGTCGGTGGCGATCAACACCAACGCCAACGATGTGAAGATCCGCAACAACCGCGCCTCGCAGTTCCGCCATTTCGCGGTGATCTCGGGCGCGCAGGCGGTGATCTCGGGCAACCATTTCTTTCAGGGCGACGAGACCGGCAGCGGCATTCGCTCGGCGGGGATTGTGCTGTGCCTGCGTGCCTGCAGCACCACGATCTTTGGCAATTACATCGACAATTGCTTTGTCGAATGGACCAACGAGCGCGAGCCCGAGCCGGATTTCTCGGGCGGTTTCGGCTTTGCGGGCCTGTCGATCACCGGCAATGTCATGCTGTGCTCGAATGTCGCCGACTGGTTCTCCTTCATCGTGGTGAAGCCCTATGGCAGCGGCCATATGGTCAACGGCATGAACGTCTCGGGCAATCTCTTCCGCGCGGTGGGCGGCACGATCACCCGGGTCGAGCGGGTCGACACCTCCTTTGCCGGGCTCGAATTGGGCGCGATGCGCCGGGTGTTCATGCAGGAGAACACCTTCCACAATATCGACCTGCAGACCGAGAACCCGCTGCAGGTGACCCATGACCAGAACACCCATGCCGCGACATGGGTGGTTGCAACCGGCAACAAGCTTCCCTTCGGCGGGCGGGCGCGGCAGGTGCAAAGCCTCGTGCTCACCTCGCGGCCGCGCAATGGCGCGAATGTCACCGCCTTTGTCACGCCCTATACCTCGGCGGAGCAGGGCAGCGGGGCGTCCGACGTGCATGTGATCTGGCCCGAGCCGGTGCTGGGCGATCTAACGTTGCTGGTGCGCATGGATACGTGACCCTGCGCATCGGCGGATCGGACCGGCGCCAAAAGGCGCCGTTTCAGAACTGCGTCCAGAGGCCAAGCAGAAGCCCCGCGCTGGTGTCTCCGACCAGCCCCCAGCTGGCACCGATCTCGGCCTGCAGCCGCTCGCGCAGCGGCAGCACCACCGATGGGGCCAGCCGCACGAAACCGGGATCGCCGCGCTGCACTCCGGTCTGCACCTGCAGGATCGCCTTGCGCCGCTGCGGCAGGTTGAGCCCAAGCGTCAGGTCCATCTTCACGTCGGTGCCCGCCGCGCC encodes:
- a CDS encoding tellurite resistance TerB family protein, which codes for MSEAAPHPMTPQDCLVALMIAVSASDENMRTAELVKIESSVNMLPIFSNYDIDRMRVVTDLVFDLFEQEDGLDALFGLLRDNLPERLNETAYALACDVAAADGTLREEELRLLEEIRYELDIDRLHAAAIERGARARHLHG
- a CDS encoding lysine--tRNA ligase, which translates into the protein MSELRDAAMSSKAWPFEEARRVLKRYEKTPPEKGYVLFETGYGPSGLPHIGTFGEVARTTMIRRAFEVISDIPTRLICFSDDMDGMRKVPENVPNQELLHENLQRPLTSVPDPFEEFESFGHHNNAMLRRFLDTFGFEYEFYSATDFYKSGQFDEILLRCCEKYDDLMKIMLKSLREERASTYSIFLPVHPETGRVLYVPVKNVDAKEGTITFDDDDGKEWTVPVTGGNVKLQWKPDFGARWAALGVDFEMYGKDHSTNTPIYDGICRTLGVRAPEHFTYELFLDENGEKISKSKGNGLSIDEWLTYASSESLSYFMYQKPKTAKRLWWDVIPKAMDEYHQQLRAYPTQDAKAQLNNPVWHIHGGDVPETKMVVPFSMLLNLASAAGAEDKEAMWGFIRRYAPEAEPKTHPDLDAAAGYAVRYYNDFVKPTKQFRAPTDQERAAMEDLAAQLEGYDGAVEDEALQTMVFSVGKTHEFENLREWFKALYEVLLGQSQGPRFGGFIALYGVDETAALIRKGLAGELG
- the dacB gene encoding D-alanyl-D-alanine carboxypeptidase/D-alanyl-D-alanine endopeptidase — protein: MRPIGRGDNVALRTLDTPEDLIAKANLGDGLVGYAVLSAATGQLLESHQGTLGLPPASVAKSLTASYALDTLGPDYRFSTELWTTGAIVGGELKGDLVLVGGGDPTLDTDGLAEMARSLAEIGIKKVTGRFIVDGGALPYAAQIDLEQPVHVSYNPAVSAINLNYNRVSFEWERDGNGYDVSMDAPSMAGRQSVRMAHMAVSDRNGPIYTYADQDGRDEWSVASHALGKGGSRWLPVRKPELYAGEVFQALAGSQGLQLPEPVIEHGVETVDLVARRESEPLHVILKEMLKYSTNLTAELVGLTATRKRLGHAESIVHSAEVMNTWARDELGLTHIAMTDHSGLGGNSRVAAADVASALLQAERRLGLKPLLKPITMLDGRGRPVQDHPLKVHAKTGTLNFVSGLGGFVDMPSGEQLVFAIFCGDVPRRDAIPVEERERPPGMRAWNRRAKALQQDLIERWAVLFPKGTGPEPAAAVASASPDVTPTTQTSSGSVAKPQSAAP
- a CDS encoding DUF2938 domain-containing protein, with translation MQQLMIGIAMGLGGTVAMDLWALCLHLVLGYPRPAWRNPGRWVAHVARGKVFHDDINAAEPVPGESAIGWTFHYVVGAIYGVIFVLLAGKGWLEAPTWAPLWAFALVTIAAGWFLLHPGMGLGWALSKTPTPWKGRALGLIAHTVFGLGMYAMALIAT
- a CDS encoding DUF4864 domain-containing protein, whose protein sequence is MRKCLAAFLLAGALTGPALAQEDEIAGTIRSQMEAFLAEDAETAFTFASPGIQGLFGTPENFSRMVREGYPMVWHPGEIRFGGLDERGNYLAQNVYVTDTAGRAHALEYLMEQIDGRWRIAGVRLLDLPEASV
- the ettA gene encoding energy-dependent translational throttle protein EttA; this translates as MASYQYVYHMDGVSKTYPGGKKCFENIRLSFLPGVKIGVVGVNGAGKSTLLRIMAGIDKDFSGEAWAAEGAKVGYLPQEPELDASLDVRGNVMLGVAEKKAKLDRFNELAMNYSDETADEMAQLQDEIDSQNLWDLDSQIDVAMEALRCPPDEADVTTLSGGEKRRVALCKLLLEAPDMLLLDEPTNHLDAETIAWLQNHLIEYKGTILCVTHDRYFLDDITGWILELDRGRGVPYEGNYSSWLEQKAKRLAQEAREDKAKQKTLERELEWMRQGAKARQAKSKARIAAYEEMAGQSERERVGRAQIVIPNGPRLGGKVIEVEGLKKAMGDKLLIENLDFSLPPGGIVGVIGPNGAGKSTLFKMLTGQEQPDEGTVTYGDTVKLSYVDQSRDDLDPDANVWEAISGGAEIIQLGDAQINSRAYCGAFNFKGGDQQKKVGLLSGGERNRVHMARLLKEGGNVLLLDEPTNDLDVETLRALEDALVDFAGCAVVISHDRFFLDRICTHILAFEGEAHVEWFEGNFEDYEEDKKRRLGADALEPTRVKFKKFAR
- a CDS encoding nicotinate-nucleotide adenylyltransferase, with amino-acid sequence MLWNAYETGFHLRAVQRIGLLGGSFDPPHEGHVRITLEALKRFRLDRIIWLVSPGNPLKVQGPAPLEARIAAARAMIQHPRVMVSGFEALAGTRHTARTLALLQARHPGVRFTWLMGADNLAQLHRWEDWREIMRRVPVGVLARPGSRLAARESVAATVFRHARLPSRAAAVLPLATPPRWCFVNLPMSDLSSTAIRARTRAEPAQM
- a CDS encoding glycosyl hydrolase family 28-related protein yields the protein MNIAVTDGVVLTPTPFSEGLDVWSRGDGRPGSDTYASSVAAAYVPADTDFGGCLELQKTDTTQKLRYMGQTPILPGVYLRVTARVKAISGNLPSVRIAGWAGTGNDVAVSGVPMQGDAVALSSYGEVVEVSAIVGAGSRAGVDLIWGTGPSYGHFGLDLTGLNGGVVRIDDLQIEDITEVFLRQMLASVDVRDYGALGDGSTDDSAAFEAADAAADGRLIMVPSGTYRLANSVTLEHHVRFEGQLSMPASAILSLTKDFNLPAYSDAFGGDEEIALAKGLQSLLNNADHESFDMGGRRVSMNGPLDVQAAVPNRDTYSQRRVLRNGQLRAEDSGGWGATSVTSTATYSASNQWRLTNVANIANIEVGSLVTGAGVGREIYVKSKNVGAQEITLSQPLSDAVGTQSYTFTRFRYMLDFSGFTKLEKFEVEDVEFQCSELASGLMLPPLGTVNVIRNCVFNRPGHRGITSIGEGCQGLLVDHNQFISAEGGLATQSRQSVAINTNANDVKIRNNRASQFRHFAVISGAQAVISGNHFFQGDETGSGIRSAGIVLCLRACSTTIFGNYIDNCFVEWTNEREPEPDFSGGFGFAGLSITGNVMLCSNVADWFSFIVVKPYGSGHMVNGMNVSGNLFRAVGGTITRVERVDTSFAGLELGAMRRVFMQENTFHNIDLQTENPLQVTHDQNTHAATWVVATGNKLPFGGRARQVQSLVLTSRPRNGANVTAFVTPYTSAEQGSGASDVHVIWPEPVLGDLTLLVRMDT